A section of the Kribbella sp. HUAS MG21 genome encodes:
- a CDS encoding trehalose-6-phosphate synthase, with the protein MPNGRSSFVVVANRLPVDRIEMPDGSTAWRRSPGGLVTALAPVMQGHHGAWIGWTGSPDEKLDPFDDNGMHLVPVMLSAEDVQLYYEGFSNATLWPLYHDVIVAPEFHREWWESYVAVNRRFAEAAADAADDGADVWVHDYQLQLVPAMLRRLRPDVRIGFFLHIPFPPTELFAQMPWRRQILDGLMGADLVGFQRPGAASNFARLARNRMGLRTRGDRIHLPDDRIVRAKAFPISIDVNELEHLARQPETTARAAEMREEVGNPTHVLLGVDRLDYTKGIRQRLRAFGELLDEKRISVDDAVFIQVATPSRERVEQYRVLRDEIELLVGRINGEHGRIGTPAINYLHTSYSRTEMAALFRAADVAVVTPLRDGMNLVAKEYVSTRYDDTGALVLSEFAGAADEFRQAFLVNPHDINGMKDTIVDAMNTDDRQLGRRMKAMRKHLAAHDVNLWAQTFLKALHDEE; encoded by the coding sequence ATGCCGAACGGTAGGAGTTCCTTCGTAGTGGTGGCCAACCGGCTGCCGGTCGACCGGATCGAGATGCCCGACGGCAGTACGGCGTGGCGCCGAAGTCCGGGCGGCCTGGTCACGGCCCTGGCGCCGGTGATGCAGGGCCATCACGGCGCGTGGATCGGCTGGACCGGCAGCCCCGACGAGAAGCTGGACCCGTTCGACGACAACGGCATGCACCTGGTCCCGGTGATGCTGTCCGCCGAGGACGTCCAGCTGTACTACGAGGGTTTCTCGAACGCGACGCTCTGGCCGCTGTACCACGACGTGATCGTGGCGCCGGAGTTCCATCGCGAGTGGTGGGAGTCGTACGTCGCTGTGAACCGGCGGTTCGCGGAGGCCGCCGCGGACGCCGCCGACGACGGCGCCGACGTCTGGGTGCACGACTACCAGCTGCAGCTGGTCCCGGCGATGCTCCGCCGGCTGCGGCCCGACGTCCGGATCGGCTTCTTCCTGCACATCCCGTTCCCGCCGACCGAGCTGTTCGCGCAGATGCCGTGGCGGCGGCAGATCCTGGACGGCCTGATGGGCGCGGACCTGGTCGGTTTCCAGCGCCCCGGCGCGGCGTCGAACTTCGCCCGGCTGGCCCGCAACCGGATGGGCCTGCGGACCCGCGGCGACCGCATCCACCTGCCCGACGACCGGATCGTGCGCGCCAAGGCGTTCCCGATCTCGATCGACGTCAACGAACTGGAGCACCTCGCCCGGCAGCCGGAGACGACCGCCCGCGCCGCCGAGATGCGTGAGGAGGTCGGCAACCCGACGCACGTGCTGCTCGGCGTCGACCGGCTCGACTACACCAAAGGCATCCGGCAGCGGCTGCGGGCGTTCGGGGAGCTGCTGGACGAGAAGCGGATCTCGGTCGACGACGCGGTGTTCATCCAGGTCGCGACCCCGTCGCGGGAGCGCGTCGAGCAGTACCGGGTACTGCGCGACGAGATCGAGCTGCTGGTCGGCCGGATCAACGGCGAGCACGGCCGGATCGGTACGCCGGCGATCAACTACCTGCACACGTCGTACTCCCGGACCGAGATGGCGGCGCTGTTCCGGGCCGCGGACGTCGCGGTCGTGACACCGCTGCGCGATGGTATGAATCTGGTGGCCAAGGAGTACGTGTCGACGCGGTACGACGACACCGGGGCGCTGGTGCTGAGCGAGTTCGCCGGGGCGGCGGACGAGTTCCGGCAGGCGTTCCTGGTCAACCCGCACGACATCAACGGGATGAAGGACACGATCGTCGACGCGATGAACACCGATGACCGGCAGCTCGGCCGCCGGATGAAGGCGATGCGCAAGCATCTCGCGGCGCACGACGTGAACCTCTGGGCCCAGACCTTCCTCAAGGCGCTGCATGACGAGGAGTGA
- a CDS encoding FGGY family carbohydrate kinase, producing the protein MTRSDERVLALDLGTSSARALVLSAADASPVEGALARHKISPAYGNDGSATLDLHEYVEGLLGCLDELQQNGHLDGIGAIVLSSQWHSIVALDNTGGARTPVITWADTRSVDLDLGAAFDEHAFHARTGAWLHRLYWTRRIPWLLSTSSGEQFAGLPDLVLERLTGERVTSVSVASGTGTLDLATGSYDDEALEIAGVTADRLPPIVPTGWTGTLSAEYARRWPGLVGVPVHPPTGDGAASNVGTGGFEAGTAAVTVGTSAAVRVVHPIEDAPELPWELWRYRVDDKRAVTGMAFSAAGNLHAWLTGVLRLESDEPTGVEIGASKAVAIPFMAGTRPPAVVPSGSGVYFGLSFDDDPADLLAAALQGASLEIDRGLRLLDSLFDRQLEVVLGGGGIDASEWWRRCLTATFARPTTVCAEPEVGARGAAAIALGLSPEPGGAHLTPVADEVARVADLRRRYEALRELAVQASSV; encoded by the coding sequence ATGACGAGGAGTGACGAGCGCGTCCTCGCGCTCGACCTGGGCACGTCTTCGGCCCGCGCCCTGGTGCTGTCCGCGGCCGACGCCTCCCCGGTGGAAGGCGCGCTGGCGCGGCACAAGATCTCCCCGGCGTACGGGAACGACGGCTCGGCGACGCTCGACCTGCACGAGTACGTCGAGGGCCTGCTCGGCTGCCTGGACGAGCTCCAGCAGAACGGCCACCTGGACGGCATCGGCGCGATCGTGCTGTCGTCGCAGTGGCACTCGATCGTTGCTCTCGACAACACGGGCGGCGCGCGGACGCCGGTGATCACCTGGGCGGACACGCGCTCGGTCGACCTCGACCTCGGGGCGGCGTTCGACGAGCACGCGTTCCACGCCCGGACCGGCGCCTGGCTGCACCGGCTGTACTGGACCCGCCGGATTCCGTGGCTGCTGTCCACCTCGTCGGGTGAACAGTTCGCGGGCCTGCCCGACCTGGTGCTGGAGCGGCTGACCGGCGAGCGCGTCACGTCGGTGTCGGTCGCATCCGGGACCGGCACGCTCGACCTGGCGACCGGTTCGTACGACGACGAGGCGCTGGAGATCGCGGGCGTGACCGCCGACCGGTTGCCGCCGATCGTGCCGACCGGGTGGACGGGCACGCTGTCCGCGGAGTACGCACGCCGCTGGCCGGGTCTGGTCGGCGTACCCGTGCACCCGCCGACCGGCGACGGCGCTGCGTCGAACGTCGGGACCGGCGGTTTCGAGGCCGGGACCGCGGCGGTGACCGTCGGTACGTCGGCCGCGGTCCGGGTCGTGCACCCGATCGAGGACGCGCCCGAGCTGCCCTGGGAGCTGTGGCGGTACCGCGTCGACGACAAGCGCGCGGTGACCGGGATGGCGTTCTCGGCCGCCGGGAACCTGCACGCCTGGCTGACCGGCGTACTGCGGCTCGAGTCCGACGAGCCCACCGGTGTCGAGATCGGGGCGTCGAAGGCGGTCGCGATCCCGTTCATGGCCGGCACGCGGCCGCCGGCGGTGGTGCCGAGCGGGTCCGGCGTGTACTTCGGTCTGTCGTTCGACGACGACCCGGCCGACCTGCTCGCGGCGGCGCTGCAGGGCGCGTCGCTGGAGATCGACCGGGGCCTGCGGCTCCTGGACTCGCTCTTCGACCGGCAGCTCGAGGTGGTGCTGGGCGGCGGCGGGATCGACGCGTCGGAGTGGTGGCGGCGATGCCTGACCGCGACGTTCGCGCGGCCGACCACGGTCTGCGCGGAGCCCGAGGTCGGCGCCCGCGGCGCGGCGGCGATCGCGCTCGGCCTGTCGCCGGAGCCGGGTGGGGCGCACCTGACGCCGGTCGCGGACGAGGTGGCCCGGGTCGCGGACCTCCGCCGGCGCTACGAGGCGCTGCGCGAGCTGGCCGTCCAGGCGTCATCTGTCTGA
- a CDS encoding histidine kinase, translating to MERLIRFCRVFRRHPLALDLALALTILLINLLVPGGRHIGERLELNATVVLLAVAGAAALTFRRIAPITVLVITTAIATVFVIAEQAKSPIIAFMGVAVYTVVMTKDRVTRSVAVIGTALIALLTEVLFVGGDVLDNLGLIFFVLFSGAIGEAVRNRNAYLRELEERAVRAEQSRDEEAQRRVMEERLRIAHELHDVIAHHIALMNVQSGVAAHVLRTQPDEAERALTLVRSGGRTVLQELTVLLGVLRRSGSPLPTAPTPSLHELDALIQSFTAAGVKVDWTPPTSLGPLPDVIELTAYRIVQESLTNVLKHAPGSTAQVDITHEPTALTVTVTNTGPPLGGTPPPHPAGAAGASGGPETRGGTFGAALPATNHLGAGHGLIGMRERVAAVGGALDAGPCDGGFAVRAVLPLETGVAGDDQGVAGGRPDADPERVPGAGELSTRSGGRC from the coding sequence ATGGAACGGCTCATCAGGTTCTGCCGTGTCTTCAGGCGGCACCCGCTGGCGCTGGACCTTGCCCTTGCCCTCACGATCCTGCTGATCAACCTGCTGGTGCCGGGCGGGCGGCACATCGGTGAGCGACTCGAGCTGAACGCGACGGTCGTGCTGCTGGCCGTCGCTGGCGCAGCCGCGCTGACGTTCCGGCGGATCGCGCCGATCACGGTGCTGGTGATCACCACCGCGATCGCCACCGTCTTCGTGATCGCCGAGCAGGCGAAGAGCCCGATCATCGCCTTCATGGGCGTCGCGGTCTACACCGTCGTGATGACGAAGGACCGGGTGACCCGCTCCGTCGCCGTGATCGGCACCGCGCTGATCGCGCTGCTGACCGAGGTCCTGTTCGTCGGCGGGGACGTTCTCGACAATCTCGGCCTGATCTTCTTCGTGCTGTTCTCGGGCGCGATCGGCGAGGCGGTCCGGAACCGGAACGCGTACCTGCGGGAGCTGGAGGAGCGTGCCGTGCGGGCCGAGCAGTCGCGGGACGAGGAGGCACAGCGGCGGGTGATGGAGGAGCGGCTGCGGATCGCGCACGAGTTGCACGACGTGATCGCGCACCACATCGCGCTGATGAACGTGCAGTCCGGGGTCGCGGCACACGTCCTCCGCACGCAGCCCGACGAGGCCGAACGCGCCCTGACCCTGGTCCGCTCCGGCGGCCGCACGGTGCTCCAGGAGCTCACCGTCCTGCTCGGCGTACTGCGCCGCTCGGGCTCGCCCCTGCCCACCGCACCAACACCGTCCCTGCACGAGCTGGACGCACTAATCCAGTCCTTCACCGCAGCCGGCGTAAAGGTCGACTGGACACCACCCACGTCCCTGGGCCCCCTCCCGGACGTCATCGAACTCACGGCGTACCGCATCGTCCAGGAGTCCCTGACCAACGTCCTCAAACACGCCCCCGGCTCCACCGCCCAAGTCGACATAACCCACGAGCCGACCGCCCTGACAGTCACCGTCACCAACACCGGCCCTCCCCTGGGCGGGACCCCGCCGCCGCACCCGGCGGGAGCCGCCGGCGCCTCCGGCGGACCGGAGACCCGGGGAGGCACGTTCGGCGCGGCTCTGCCCGCCACCAACCACCTGGGTGCCGGTCATGGCCTGATCGGGATGCGGGAGCGGGTTGCCGCCGTCGGCGGCGCCCTGGACGCAGGGCCGTGTGACGGCGGCTTCGCAGTACGTGCGGTTCTTCCTCTGGAGACGGGAGTTGCGGGTGACGATCAGGGTGTTGCTGGCGGACGACCAGACGCTGATCCGGAGCGGGTTCCGGGTGCTGGTGAGCTCAGCACCCGATCTGGAGGTCGTTGCTGA
- a CDS encoding response regulator transcription factor, giving the protein MTIRVLLADDQTLIRSGFRVLVSSAPDLEVVAEASNGREAVELARSERADVVLMDIRMPEVDGLAATRAITADEALAGVKVLILTTFEVDEYVFDAIRAGASGFLGKSVEPAELIDAIRVVARGDALLSPRAVRGLINRFLAEPMPGHPVGPTVLDVLTDREREIVGLVALGLSNDEIAERLVLSPSTAKTHVNRAMVKLDCRDRAQLVVLAYQTGLVRPGVPQP; this is encoded by the coding sequence GTGACGATCAGGGTGTTGCTGGCGGACGACCAGACGCTGATCCGGAGCGGGTTCCGGGTGCTGGTGAGCTCAGCACCCGATCTGGAGGTCGTTGCTGAGGCCTCGAACGGACGCGAGGCCGTGGAGTTGGCGCGATCCGAGCGGGCCGACGTGGTGCTGATGGACATCCGGATGCCCGAGGTCGACGGGCTCGCGGCGACCCGCGCGATCACCGCCGACGAGGCGCTCGCGGGCGTGAAGGTGCTGATCCTGACCACGTTCGAGGTGGACGAGTACGTGTTCGACGCGATCCGCGCCGGCGCCAGCGGCTTCCTCGGCAAGAGCGTCGAACCGGCCGAGCTGATCGACGCGATCCGGGTGGTCGCCCGCGGCGACGCCCTGCTGTCTCCGCGGGCCGTCCGCGGCCTGATCAACCGCTTCCTCGCCGAACCCATGCCGGGCCACCCGGTCGGCCCGACGGTCCTCGACGTCCTCACCGACCGCGAACGCGAGATCGTCGGCCTGGTAGCCCTCGGCCTGTCCAACGACGAGATCGCCGAACGTCTCGTACTGTCCCCCTCCACCGCGAAGACCCACGTGAACCGCGCGATGGTGAAACTCGACTGCCGCGACCGCGCGCAGCTCGTGGTGCTGGCGTACCAGACCGGCCTGGTGCGTCCCGGCGTACCGCAGCCGTAG
- a CDS encoding MMPL family transporter, producing the protein MATYLYRLGRFAFRRRRLVVLIWLGLLAAGVAGATTLSGPTANGFSIPGTESQRAADLLNDRFPQAGADSATARIVFQAPAGQKLTNSPQVQQTLERIGAAPQVARVLDPFTAKAISEDGRTGYAQVTYEVTPDEVTPEAREAIAAAVEPARAAGLTVEYGGDAMQEGGEQQLTEVIGLGVAAVVLLITFGSLIAAGLPLLSAIVGVGIGVTAISTASGVVDIGSGTPILALMIGLAVSIDYALFIMSRYRHELGTGLEPEEAAGRAVGTAGSAVVFAGLTVVIALAGLFVVDIPFLTQMGLAAAFTVVIAVAIALTLLPALLGFAGRRVLGGRIPGLRAGDPEAAGRMTAGRRWARFVTRRPVAVLLVTVIGLGALAVPATDLKLGLPDDSTAAPDSSQRKAYEMLSEGFGPGFNGPLMVVVDAGASADPRAAATSTAAAVRALPDVVRVSPPVFNPAGNTALLSVIPASGPSTQETKDLVAAIRSMPDRDRAEVAVTGATAVSIDISNKLGGALLPYLSLIIGLAFLLLMLVFRSILVPLKATLGFLLTVVATFGALVAVFQWGWLAGLFGIEGQTGPVISMLPIFLIGVVFGLAMDYQIFLVTRMREEHVHGAAPRTAVVDGFSHGARVVTAAAVIMTAVFSGFILSGETLIREMGFGLALAVLLDAFVVRMTVVPAVMALLGRRAWYLPRWLDRLLPNVDVEGETLRSHLTPDPERKEPEPAGR; encoded by the coding sequence ATGGCTACGTATCTCTACCGGCTCGGCCGATTCGCCTTCCGCCGGCGACGGCTCGTCGTACTGATCTGGCTCGGTCTGCTCGCCGCGGGCGTGGCCGGCGCCACCACGCTCTCGGGCCCGACCGCCAACGGCTTCTCGATCCCCGGCACCGAGTCGCAGCGGGCCGCGGACCTGCTCAACGACCGGTTCCCGCAGGCCGGCGCGGACTCCGCGACCGCCCGCATCGTCTTCCAGGCACCGGCCGGCCAGAAGCTCACCAACTCGCCGCAGGTCCAGCAGACCCTGGAGCGGATCGGCGCCGCGCCACAGGTCGCGCGCGTCCTCGACCCGTTCACCGCGAAGGCGATCTCGGAGGACGGCCGCACCGGCTACGCGCAGGTTACCTACGAGGTCACCCCGGACGAGGTCACCCCGGAGGCCCGGGAGGCGATCGCGGCCGCGGTCGAACCGGCCCGCGCGGCCGGTCTCACGGTCGAGTACGGCGGCGACGCGATGCAGGAGGGCGGTGAGCAGCAGCTGACCGAGGTGATCGGGCTCGGCGTCGCGGCGGTCGTCCTGCTGATCACGTTCGGCTCGCTGATCGCCGCCGGCCTGCCGTTGCTGTCGGCAATCGTCGGGGTCGGCATCGGGGTGACCGCGATCTCGACGGCCAGCGGGGTCGTCGACATCGGGTCCGGTACGCCGATCCTCGCGCTGATGATCGGGCTCGCGGTGTCGATCGACTACGCGCTGTTCATCATGTCGCGCTACCGGCACGAGCTCGGCACCGGGCTGGAGCCGGAGGAAGCCGCCGGCCGCGCGGTCGGCACCGCGGGATCGGCCGTGGTCTTCGCCGGGCTGACCGTGGTGATCGCGCTGGCCGGGCTGTTCGTGGTCGACATCCCGTTCCTCACCCAGATGGGCCTGGCCGCCGCGTTCACCGTGGTCATCGCGGTCGCGATCGCGCTCACGCTGCTGCCCGCGCTGCTCGGGTTCGCCGGGCGGCGGGTGCTCGGCGGCCGGATTCCCGGTCTGCGCGCCGGCGACCCGGAAGCGGCCGGCCGGATGACCGCCGGACGGCGCTGGGCGCGCTTCGTCACCCGGCGACCGGTGGCGGTCCTGCTGGTGACCGTGATCGGTCTCGGCGCGCTGGCCGTCCCGGCGACCGATCTCAAGCTCGGGCTCCCCGACGACAGCACCGCGGCACCCGACTCCAGCCAGCGCAAGGCGTACGAAATGCTCTCCGAGGGCTTCGGCCCCGGGTTCAACGGCCCGCTGATGGTGGTCGTGGACGCCGGCGCCTCCGCAGATCCGCGCGCGGCCGCCACATCGACCGCGGCCGCCGTACGCGCGCTGCCGGACGTCGTCCGGGTGTCGCCGCCGGTCTTCAACCCGGCCGGGAACACGGCGTTGCTGAGCGTGATCCCGGCGAGCGGCCCGAGTACGCAGGAGACGAAGGACCTGGTCGCCGCGATCCGCTCGATGCCGGACCGCGACCGCGCCGAGGTGGCGGTCACCGGAGCCACCGCGGTCAGCATCGACATCTCGAACAAGCTCGGCGGGGCGCTGCTGCCCTACCTGTCGCTGATCATCGGGTTGGCGTTCCTGCTGCTGATGCTGGTGTTCCGCTCGATCCTGGTGCCGTTGAAGGCGACGCTGGGCTTCCTGCTCACGGTGGTGGCGACGTTCGGCGCGCTGGTCGCGGTCTTCCAGTGGGGCTGGCTGGCCGGGCTGTTCGGGATCGAGGGGCAGACCGGGCCCGTGATCAGCATGCTGCCGATCTTCCTGATCGGCGTGGTGTTCGGGCTCGCGATGGACTACCAGATCTTCCTGGTGACGCGGATGCGCGAGGAACACGTGCACGGCGCCGCACCGCGGACGGCCGTCGTCGACGGGTTCTCGCACGGCGCCCGTGTGGTCACCGCGGCGGCGGTGATCATGACCGCGGTGTTCTCCGGGTTCATCCTGTCCGGGGAGACGCTGATCCGCGAGATGGGCTTCGGCCTGGCGCTGGCGGTCCTGCTGGACGCGTTCGTGGTCCGGATGACCGTCGTCCCGGCGGTCATGGCACTCCTCGGCCGCCGCGCCTGGTACCTCCCCCGCTGGCTCGACCGCCTCCTCCCGAACGTCGACGTCGAGGGCGAGACGCTCCGCAGCCACCTCACGCCCGACCCCGAGCGCAAGGAGCCCGAGCCGGCCGGACGCTAA
- a CDS encoding VOC family protein — MNGVAGLDHVIIGVSDWDVATAFYRDVLGAEVVDAGAGRVAYRFGDIQLNVHGPGVDLSDNVARLPVRPGNSDLCFRWAGTVAEAAEHLRRHGITPETGPVERSGGRGRGTSIYFRDPDGSLLEFITYDS; from the coding sequence ATGAACGGAGTTGCGGGGCTCGATCACGTGATCATCGGTGTGTCGGACTGGGATGTCGCCACCGCGTTCTACCGGGACGTGCTGGGTGCGGAGGTGGTGGACGCCGGCGCCGGCCGGGTCGCCTACCGCTTCGGCGACATCCAGCTCAACGTCCACGGCCCGGGCGTCGACCTCTCGGACAACGTCGCCCGGCTACCGGTGCGCCCGGGCAACAGCGACCTCTGCTTCCGCTGGGCCGGCACGGTCGCGGAGGCGGCGGAGCATCTGCGCCGGCACGGCATCACGCCGGAGACGGGTCCGGTGGAGCGCTCCGGCGGCCGGGGCCGCGGAACCAGCATCTACTTCCGCGACCCCGACGGCAGCCTCCTCGAGTTCATCACCTATGACAGTTAG
- the panD gene encoding aspartate 1-decarboxylase — protein MWRELMKSKVHRATVTQADLDYVGSCTLDAELMDAADLLPGEKVDIVDVTNGARLSTYLIEGPRGSGVVGINGAAAHLIHPGDLVILIAYGMFDTAEAKVFEPSVVFVDEHNAITRIGSDPAEALPDSGTLRGDQLHP, from the coding sequence ATGTGGCGCGAGTTGATGAAGTCGAAGGTGCACCGGGCGACGGTGACGCAGGCCGATCTGGACTATGTCGGATCGTGCACGCTGGACGCCGAGCTGATGGACGCGGCCGACCTGCTGCCCGGTGAGAAGGTGGACATCGTCGACGTCACCAACGGGGCGCGGCTGTCGACGTACCTGATCGAGGGTCCGCGCGGGTCCGGGGTGGTCGGGATCAACGGCGCCGCGGCGCACCTGATCCACCCCGGCGACCTGGTGATCCTGATCGCGTACGGGATGTTCGACACCGCCGAGGCGAAGGTCTTCGAGCCGAGCGTAGTCTTCGTGGACGAGCACAATGCGATCACCCGCATCGGCTCCGACCCCGCGGAGGCGCTTCCGGACAGCGGAACGCTGCGTGGGGACCAACTGCATCCGTAG
- a CDS encoding aminopeptidase P family protein, with product MTENAAQNSAQNSAQNDAPKTASHDNEPSPKLRAFMNSGWADSERHDLALSDAGVWAAKRRDALSQAFPGERLVIPAGTYKVRSNDTDYVFRPHTDYVWLTGNQTSDAVLVLEPNGTTGHDAVLYFRPRADRSEGEEFWRDRMYGELWAGRRPSLTETAKEFGIETRHVDQLADALKSDVPTRVRRGEDESIASLLSGARTEQLKDGELAATLSELRLVKDAYELEQLRDAVAITHRGFSDVLAEMDKVRQYGERWIEGTFWRRARAEGNDVGYTSIAAAGPHATTLHWIENDGPVTDGTLMLLDMGVENRQLYTADITRTLPVTGEFTPRQRDLYQLVLDAQNAGIAALTPGAAFRAGHEAAMEVIVRGLDAMELLPVSAEEALDPESRLYQRYTLHGVSHMLGLDVHDCASARDENYRKGNVQPGYVLTVEPGLYFQSDDLTVPEDLRGIGIRIEDDILITDQGPENLSEAMPRTVEGIQDWMAS from the coding sequence ATGACCGAGAACGCTGCCCAGAACTCTGCGCAGAATTCTGCCCAGAACGACGCCCCCAAGACGGCTTCGCACGACAACGAGCCGAGCCCGAAGCTGCGGGCGTTCATGAACTCGGGCTGGGCCGACTCCGAGCGGCACGACCTGGCGCTGAGCGACGCCGGCGTGTGGGCGGCGAAGCGGCGCGACGCGCTGTCGCAGGCGTTCCCGGGCGAGCGGCTGGTGATCCCGGCCGGCACCTACAAGGTCCGCTCGAACGACACCGACTACGTCTTCCGGCCGCACACCGACTACGTGTGGCTGACCGGCAACCAGACCTCCGACGCGGTCCTGGTCCTGGAGCCGAACGGCACCACCGGCCACGACGCGGTGCTGTACTTCCGGCCGCGGGCCGACCGCTCCGAGGGCGAGGAGTTCTGGCGCGACCGGATGTACGGCGAGCTGTGGGCCGGCCGCCGTCCGTCGCTGACCGAGACCGCCAAGGAGTTCGGGATCGAGACGCGGCACGTCGACCAGCTGGCCGACGCCCTCAAGTCCGACGTACCGACCCGGGTCCGGCGGGGTGAGGACGAGTCGATCGCCTCCCTGCTGAGCGGTGCGCGGACGGAGCAACTGAAGGACGGCGAACTGGCCGCCACGCTGTCGGAGCTCCGCCTCGTCAAGGACGCGTACGAGCTCGAGCAGCTGCGGGACGCGGTCGCGATCACGCACCGCGGGTTCTCCGACGTGCTCGCCGAGATGGACAAGGTCCGGCAGTACGGCGAACGCTGGATCGAGGGCACGTTCTGGCGCCGGGCGCGCGCCGAGGGGAACGACGTCGGCTACACCTCGATCGCCGCCGCCGGCCCGCACGCGACCACGCTGCACTGGATCGAGAACGACGGCCCGGTGACCGACGGCACGCTGATGCTGCTCGACATGGGCGTGGAGAACCGGCAGCTGTACACCGCCGACATCACCCGGACCCTGCCGGTGACCGGCGAGTTCACGCCGCGACAGCGCGACCTGTACCAGCTGGTCCTGGACGCGCAGAACGCCGGGATCGCGGCGCTCACGCCGGGTGCGGCGTTCCGCGCCGGGCACGAGGCGGCGATGGAGGTCATCGTCCGCGGCCTGGACGCGATGGAGCTGCTGCCGGTGTCGGCCGAGGAGGCGCTCGACCCGGAGAGCCGCCTGTACCAGCGCTACACGCTGCACGGCGTCAGCCACATGCTCGGTCTCGACGTCCACGACTGCGCGTCGGCCCGCGACGAGAACTACCGCAAGGGCAACGTCCAGCCCGGCTACGTCCTCACCGTCGAGCCCGGCCTGTACTTCCAGTCCGACGACCTCACGGTCCCCGAGGACCTCCGCGGCATCGGGATCCGGATCGAGGACGACATCCTGATCACCGACCAGGGCCCCGAGAACCTCTCCGAGGCGATGCCCCGCACGGTCGAGGGCATCCAGGACTGGATGGCGTCCTAG
- a CDS encoding GNAT family N-acetyltransferase has translation MHLTGTELTAQQLYDVLKLRVDVFVVEQECAYPELDGRDLLPGTHHLWVADESGIQSYLRVLTEPGQFRIGRVVTAAQARGRGLAAQLMKDALDVVGDADSVLEAQTYAQGFYERFGYVAEGTEYLEDGIPHRTMWRRRA, from the coding sequence ATGCACCTCACCGGGACCGAGCTGACCGCGCAGCAGTTGTACGACGTCCTCAAGCTGCGGGTCGACGTGTTCGTCGTCGAGCAGGAATGCGCCTACCCGGAGCTCGACGGCCGCGACCTGCTGCCCGGAACCCACCACCTGTGGGTCGCGGACGAGAGCGGGATCCAGTCGTACCTGCGGGTGCTCACGGAGCCCGGTCAGTTCCGGATCGGCCGGGTGGTGACGGCCGCGCAGGCCCGCGGGCGGGGACTCGCGGCACAGCTCATGAAGGACGCCCTGGACGTCGTCGGCGACGCGGACAGCGTGCTCGAGGCGCAGACGTACGCCCAGGGCTTCTACGAGCGCTTCGGCTACGTTGCCGAGGGCACCGAATACCTCGAGGACGGCATCCCACACCGCACGATGTGGCGGCGCCGGGCCTGA